From a single Lactococcus carnosus genomic region:
- the spx gene encoding transcriptional regulator Spx — protein sequence MITIYTAPSCTSCKKAKQWLAVHDISYDERNIMSSPLSTDEVKHILEKCDDGIESLISNRNRFVKSLNVDFEELSLSEAVSIISQNPQILRRPIILDDKRLHIGYNEEEIRAFLPRNVRVLENDGLRLRDAI from the coding sequence ATGATAACAATTTACACGGCTCCATCATGTACCAGTTGCAAAAAAGCAAAACAATGGTTAGCAGTTCATGACATCTCATATGATGAGAGAAACATTATGTCGAGCCCTTTATCTACTGATGAAGTCAAGCACATTCTAGAAAAATGTGATGATGGTATTGAATCTTTGATTTCTAATCGAAATCGTTTTGTTAAGTCATTGAATGTCGATTTTGAAGAACTCTCTCTTTCTGAGGCTGTTTCGATTATATCTCAAAATCCACAGATTTTGCGTCGCCCAATTATATTGGATGATAAGCGACTACATATTGGCTATAATGAAGAAGAAATCCGTGCCTTTCTCCCACGTAATGTTCGTGTGCTTGAAAATGACGGCTTACGCTTACGCGATGCCATCTGA
- a CDS encoding DUF1349 domain-containing protein, which yields MEKFTDASLFWIREPRQVVIEADKIEIITEPFTDLWQRTYYGFQNDNAPVLQMKTDDPFFSFVVKTTFDSSHRFDQCGIVIYLDSENWLKASVEYENDVFQRLGSVVTNQGFSDWATTDISTDHREVWYRLSRRQSDYCIDYSFDGVLFKQMRICHLNQGDATISFGIYACSPENASFTASFEALTITECKWAPHS from the coding sequence ATGGAAAAATTTACAGATGCGTCTTTGTTTTGGATAAGAGAACCAAGACAGGTTGTGATTGAAGCTGATAAAATTGAGATCATAACAGAACCATTTACGGATTTATGGCAAAGGACTTACTATGGGTTTCAAAACGATAATGCCCCTGTGTTACAGATGAAGACAGATGACCCATTTTTCTCATTTGTGGTGAAGACGACATTTGATAGTTCACACCGATTTGATCAATGTGGGATTGTCATCTACTTAGACTCAGAGAATTGGTTAAAGGCATCAGTTGAATATGAAAATGATGTATTTCAAAGATTAGGTAGTGTCGTCACAAATCAAGGCTTTTCAGATTGGGCGACGACCGATATTTCAACTGATCATAGAGAAGTTTGGTATCGACTGAGTAGAAGACAGAGTGATTACTGTATAGATTATAGTTTTGATGGTGTGCTATTTAAGCAAATGAGGATTTGTCATCTGAATCAAGGGGATGCAACGATTTCCTTTGGTATCTATGCCTGTAGCCCGGAAAATGCATCGTTTACAGCAAGTTTTGAAGCACTAACGATAACAGAGTGTAAATGGGCCCCTCATAGCTAA
- a CDS encoding TatD family hydrolase, with product MIFDTHTHLNADNFTGREAQEIEKAREFGVTKLNIVGFDRPTIEKSLALASEFDNLYATIGWHPTEAGSYTPEIEKMLVSHLADPKVIALGEIGLDYHWMSDEKAVQESVFRRQIQLSKTHNLPFMVHTRDALADTYEIIKSEGVGLRGGIMHSFSGSYQDAMKFIDLGMLISFSGVVTFKKSLELQEAAKLLPLDKLLVETDAPYLAPMPFRGRENTPAYTKFVVEKIAELREISSDEVANATYQNALKVFDIHD from the coding sequence ATGATATTTGATACACATACACACCTGAATGCTGATAATTTCACAGGACGTGAAGCACAAGAGATTGAGAAAGCACGTGAATTTGGTGTGACAAAACTCAATATTGTTGGATTTGATAGGCCAACGATTGAAAAAAGTTTGGCCTTAGCTTCTGAATTTGATAACTTATACGCAACGATTGGCTGGCATCCGACGGAGGCTGGTTCCTATACGCCTGAAATAGAAAAGATGTTGGTCAGTCATCTAGCAGATCCTAAAGTGATTGCGCTAGGTGAAATTGGCTTAGATTATCACTGGATGTCAGATGAAAAAGCGGTGCAAGAATCTGTTTTTCGCAGGCAGATTCAGTTATCAAAAACGCATAACTTGCCTTTTATGGTGCATACGCGTGACGCACTGGCAGACACTTATGAGATTATCAAGTCAGAGGGTGTTGGCCTACGTGGTGGTATCATGCATTCTTTTTCAGGAAGCTACCAGGATGCCATGAAGTTCATCGACTTAGGTATGTTGATTTCCTTTTCAGGTGTGGTCACTTTTAAAAAATCTCTGGAGCTCCAGGAAGCAGCCAAACTGTTGCCGCTGGACAAACTATTAGTAGAAACTGATGCACCTTATCTAGCTCCGATGCCGTTTAGAGGACGTGAAAATACGCCGGCCTACACTAAATTTGTTGTTGAAAAAATAGCTGAACTTCGTGAGATTTCTAGCGATGAAGTCGCTAATGCAACTTACCAAAACGCCTTGAAAGTGTTTGATATCCATGACTAA
- a CDS encoding HdeD family acid-resistance protein produces the protein MLTSKNKFNVVYFILGLVLLLTGIISFLNPMKSLVAIVLIFAISAIFEGIIQLAFRRRLNEYTGHKANSILVLGILDILIGLFLLFNMSFGVLALPYIFAIWFIIDSIGELIIADVFKSVSTSYYWFKVVMNVLGLILGIMMLFNPIVSALTISFLVGLYFLTSGIDFIVTSF, from the coding sequence ATGTTGACATCTAAAAACAAGTTTAATGTCGTCTATTTTATTCTAGGATTAGTACTCTTACTTACAGGGATAATCTCATTTTTAAATCCTATGAAGAGTTTAGTCGCAATCGTTCTTATTTTCGCAATTTCTGCTATTTTCGAAGGTATTATTCAACTGGCTTTCCGTCGTCGATTGAATGAGTACACTGGACATAAGGCAAATTCTATTTTAGTATTAGGAATTTTAGATATTCTGATAGGGTTGTTTCTGCTATTCAATATGAGTTTCGGTGTGTTGGCATTACCTTACATATTTGCGATTTGGTTTATCATTGACTCAATTGGTGAATTGATCATAGCTGATGTTTTCAAATCAGTCAGTACGAGTTATTATTGGTTTAAAGTTGTTATGAATGTTTTAGGCCTAATCTTAGGGATTATGATGCTGTTCAATCCAATTGTTTCTGCTTTGACAATCAGTTTTCTAGTTGGCCTATATTTCTTAACTTCAGGTATTGATTTTATTGTCACATCTTTCTAA
- a CDS encoding helix-turn-helix transcriptional regulator, protein MHKDKLELKNRLKVARAEKKLNQSQLAKLVGVSRQTISNIETYEYIPSAKLALLLCIALDVAFETLFYFED, encoded by the coding sequence ATGCATAAAGATAAACTTGAGCTAAAGAACAGATTGAAAGTTGCGCGTGCTGAAAAAAAACTCAATCAGAGTCAGCTTGCCAAACTGGTTGGTGTTTCGAGACAAACGATTAGTAATATCGAAACCTATGAATATATTCCCTCTGCTAAATTAGCCTTATTACTTTGCATCGCATTGGATGTAGCATTTGAAACCTTATTCTATTTTGAAGATTAA
- a CDS encoding cyclic nucleotide-binding domain-containing protein, which translates to MKKIKFNQETAANIYNAALPFDQHILSVSYLMTYGNKEWIQHASNSIDYLYLLLDGKAKLVKGGENGKQAILQFLYPGDFIGELTLVGAEKTTKDIISIGNSVCLAIPMFYAEKHLLTDNAFLRMISQYTGTKLLERTERAIHSQLYEFKYRLAELLLTITVDDYYQEKHTEMAEYLGVSYRHLLYTFQHFRDQGLIDKGKKIKINRTKLSYFLEERMQ; encoded by the coding sequence ATGAAAAAAATAAAATTTAATCAGGAAACAGCTGCTAACATTTATAACGCGGCATTACCTTTTGACCAGCATATCTTGTCCGTCAGTTATCTGATGACATATGGTAATAAAGAATGGATACAGCATGCCTCTAATTCAATCGACTACTTATACCTGTTGCTAGATGGCAAGGCAAAACTAGTGAAAGGTGGAGAAAACGGCAAGCAAGCGATTCTACAATTTCTATACCCTGGAGATTTTATAGGTGAATTAACCTTAGTTGGTGCAGAAAAAACGACAAAAGATATCATTTCTATAGGAAATAGTGTCTGCCTAGCGATCCCAATGTTTTATGCTGAGAAGCACTTGTTAACTGATAATGCTTTCTTACGCATGATCAGCCAATATACAGGTACAAAATTACTAGAACGAACCGAACGTGCCATACACAGTCAGCTATACGAATTTAAATATCGATTAGCAGAACTACTATTAACAATCACTGTTGACGATTACTATCAAGAAAAGCACACAGAGATGGCTGAGTATTTAGGGGTTAGCTACCGACATTTACTTTATACATTTCAGCACTTCCGTGATCAAGGGTTAATTGACAAAGGAAAAAAAATTAAAATAAACCGAACAAAACTAAGTTATTTTCTAGAAGAGCGGATGCAGTAA
- a CDS encoding DUF6442 family protein, which yields MKHKKILEMAQLENQDEGRLSELKNISSVHYIMLLAAWLFIFAIRLIHKQATTDLFFMVLLLALGHEVYAFKRKKSIIGLVVITILLVAVLTTGWTLMSVTFK from the coding sequence ATGAAGCATAAAAAAATTTTAGAGATGGCACAGTTGGAAAATCAAGATGAAGGCAGACTGTCTGAGTTGAAAAATATATCGAGCGTACACTACATTATGCTATTGGCCGCTTGGTTGTTCATTTTTGCGATCAGATTAATTCACAAACAAGCAACAACTGACTTATTTTTCATGGTGTTATTATTAGCCTTGGGACATGAAGTCTATGCCTTTAAAAGGAAAAAATCAATCATTGGTTTAGTTGTCATTACCATTTTATTGGTTGCTGTATTAACTACTGGTTGGACACTTATGAGCGTTACCTTTAAATGA
- the recA gene encoding recombinase RecA: MAKKVKKNLDDITKKFGDEREKALNDALKIIEKDFGKGALMRLGDKAEQKVQVMSSGSLALDIALGVGGYPKGRIIEIYGPESSGKTTVALHAVAQAQKEGGIAAFIDAEHALDPAYAASLGVNIDELLLSQPDSGEQGLEIAGKLIDSGAIDLVVIDSVAALVPRAEIDGEIGDSHVGLQARMMSQAMRKLSSSINKTKTIAIFINQLREKVGVMFGSPETTPGGRALKFYASVRLDVRGNTQIKGTGEDKDTAMGKETKIKVVKNKVAPPFKVAEVEIMFGEGISQTGELVKIATDLDIIKKSGAWFAYNDEKIGQGSEKAKLYLKEHPEVFQEIDHKVRKHFGLIPEAAASDKSNEKSVAKATKETPKVSEPELVSLELDTIEIEE; encoded by the coding sequence TTGGCAAAAAAAGTTAAAAAAAATCTAGATGATATTACTAAAAAATTCGGTGATGAGCGTGAGAAAGCACTCAATGACGCACTGAAAATTATTGAAAAAGATTTCGGAAAAGGCGCATTGATGCGTCTTGGTGATAAAGCAGAGCAAAAAGTGCAAGTCATGAGTTCAGGGTCATTGGCCCTTGATATTGCCTTAGGCGTTGGTGGCTATCCTAAAGGACGGATCATCGAGATTTATGGACCAGAGTCTTCAGGTAAAACAACTGTTGCGCTTCATGCGGTTGCGCAAGCACAAAAAGAAGGTGGTATTGCAGCATTTATCGATGCAGAGCATGCACTTGATCCAGCCTATGCAGCATCACTCGGCGTGAACATAGACGAGTTATTGCTATCGCAACCAGACTCTGGGGAGCAAGGTCTTGAAATCGCTGGTAAACTGATTGATTCAGGCGCTATCGATTTAGTGGTTATTGACTCAGTAGCTGCACTTGTACCACGTGCAGAAATTGATGGTGAAATCGGTGATTCTCACGTCGGACTGCAGGCGCGTATGATGTCTCAAGCCATGCGTAAACTCTCATCATCTATCAATAAGACAAAAACAATCGCGATTTTCATCAACCAATTACGTGAAAAAGTCGGTGTTATGTTTGGTAGTCCAGAAACAACACCTGGTGGTCGTGCCTTGAAGTTTTATGCGTCAGTTCGTTTAGATGTCCGTGGTAATACACAGATTAAAGGAACCGGTGAAGATAAAGATACAGCAATGGGTAAAGAAACCAAGATTAAGGTTGTCAAAAATAAAGTTGCACCACCATTTAAAGTGGCAGAAGTTGAGATTATGTTTGGTGAGGGTATTTCACAAACAGGAGAACTTGTCAAAATTGCAACTGATTTAGACATCATCAAAAAATCTGGTGCTTGGTTTGCCTATAATGATGAAAAAATTGGACAAGGCTCAGAAAAAGCTAAGTTATACTTAAAAGAACATCCAGAAGTATTCCAGGAGATAGACCATAAAGTTCGGAAACACTTTGGCCTGATTCCTGAAGCTGCAGCCTCAGATAAGTCAAACGAAAAATCTGTAGCAAAGGCGACTAAAGAAACCCCTAAAGTTTCAGAGCCAGAGCTTGTATCACTAGAATTAGATACGATAGAGATAGAAGAATAA
- the rnmV gene encoding ribonuclease M5, with amino-acid sequence MTNKQKIAEVVVVEGKDDTANLKQYYDVDTYETQGSAISDDDLERIDRLNELRGVIVFTDPDHSGERIRRIIMTAIPTVKHAFLNRDEAAPKSKTKGRSLGVEHASSTDLEKALRHLTSNFEDASEFDICHADLIRLGLIGHTDSRIRREYLGEALRIGYSNAKQQLKRLNLFGITLAEVEEIMEKF; translated from the coding sequence ATGACTAATAAACAAAAAATCGCCGAGGTTGTTGTGGTTGAAGGCAAGGATGATACAGCCAACCTCAAACAGTATTATGATGTTGATACCTATGAAACACAAGGATCCGCTATATCCGATGATGATTTGGAGCGGATTGATCGCTTAAATGAGCTACGTGGCGTTATCGTTTTCACAGATCCAGATCATAGTGGTGAACGGATTCGTCGCATTATCATGACTGCTATTCCAACGGTCAAACATGCCTTTCTAAACAGAGATGAGGCAGCACCGAAATCGAAGACCAAAGGTCGTTCTCTTGGTGTGGAACATGCAAGTTCAACTGATTTAGAAAAAGCGCTGCGTCACCTAACCTCAAATTTTGAGGATGCATCTGAATTTGATATTTGCCATGCTGATTTGATTCGTTTAGGATTGATTGGGCATACAGATAGCAGAATTCGCCGTGAATATTTAGGTGAAGCACTTAGAATCGGCTATAGTAATGCCAAGCAACAATTAAAGCGGTTAAACCTATTTGGCATAACATTAGCAGAAGTTGAAGAAATAATGGAGAAATTTTAA
- a CDS encoding GNAT family N-acetyltransferase — MIVYREAKRTEQAAIVELLTASFMDYAYYKLYVDQEEKRQKFVRVIQELCVKTSMRKGYPILIGLTDDVICSVAILVPPKTPKVSLIDYILAGGLTLLRHGGIKDTAGFLGMLEESNSVCHSTYPDAWFLELFAVSNSFQGQGVGGKMLNEFVIPYIANQGGGMLTFITNSEVNRRFYKKNGFIEFHAGEIHRRDKILYNWSYQKHIIVDRT, encoded by the coding sequence ATGATTGTGTACAGAGAAGCAAAACGAACTGAGCAAGCAGCAATTGTTGAGCTGTTAACCGCCTCTTTTATGGATTATGCTTATTATAAATTATATGTAGATCAAGAAGAGAAACGACAAAAATTTGTCCGTGTGATTCAAGAGTTATGTGTGAAAACATCAATGCGTAAAGGCTACCCTATTTTAATCGGCTTGACCGATGATGTCATTTGTTCAGTAGCCATATTAGTACCACCTAAAACCCCTAAAGTCAGCTTAATTGATTATATACTTGCTGGTGGGCTAACCTTATTACGTCATGGTGGCATCAAAGATACAGCTGGTTTCTTAGGCATGCTAGAAGAAAGCAACTCAGTTTGTCATAGCACCTATCCCGATGCTTGGTTTTTAGAACTGTTTGCTGTTTCAAATAGCTTTCAGGGGCAGGGTGTAGGCGGAAAAATGCTAAATGAATTTGTCATACCTTATATCGCGAATCAAGGTGGTGGTATGTTGACATTTATCACAAATTCAGAAGTGAATCGCCGATTTTATAAAAAGAATGGGTTCATTGAGTTTCATGCAGGTGAGATTCATCGACGTGATAAAATTTTATATAATTGGAGCTATCAAAAACATATTATCGTGGATAGAACTTAG
- a CDS encoding YczE/YyaS/YitT family protein → MTVKQTQFFYSIIFYLISAFGISLTIISKIGVSSFNALNLAIAQELTMKVGTVTIFINLLFLLACWLLDKHRKVKDYLVIVLALILFGTVVNFFVYYMFSGLSISTYGMRMLLFIAGVIIAGFGTGQVLRLKTLRFPIEHFCLLLSERTHQKFSVYRYSIDVVCVIGSLGLTSLFHLPLFVREGTIISLILLSYMINLSKNLSVKGVYMKLISRFTKKS, encoded by the coding sequence ATGACTGTAAAACAAACCCAATTTTTTTATTCAATTATCTTTTATCTCATCAGTGCCTTTGGCATTAGCTTAACGATTATTTCCAAAATAGGTGTTAGTAGTTTCAATGCTTTAAATCTAGCAATAGCTCAGGAGCTAACTATGAAAGTGGGTACGGTCACGATTTTCATTAATTTACTATTTTTATTGGCTTGCTGGCTGTTGGATAAGCATAGAAAAGTAAAAGATTATCTTGTAATAGTGCTGGCCCTCATTCTCTTTGGCACAGTTGTTAATTTTTTTGTTTACTATATGTTCTCAGGCTTATCCATAAGCACTTATGGGATGCGCATGCTGCTATTTATTGCTGGTGTTATTATCGCAGGATTTGGGACAGGCCAAGTCTTGCGTTTGAAAACGCTACGCTTCCCAATTGAACACTTTTGTTTGCTCTTAAGTGAGAGAACGCATCAAAAGTTTTCAGTTTATCGCTATAGTATTGATGTGGTTTGCGTTATAGGTTCTCTAGGGTTGACCAGTCTATTTCACTTACCGCTATTTGTGCGTGAGGGGACGATCATCAGCCTCATCTTGCTTTCTTACATGATTAATCTATCCAAGAACTTATCAGTGAAAGGGGTGTACATGAAGTTGATAAGTAGATTTACCAAAAAAAGCTAA
- a CDS encoding GNAT family N-acetyltransferase: protein MKIKHTRDNLSPVYHQSLSIRHAVFVKEQQVPLTLEIDQNEAYCIHFVLFDDADTPVATLRILPDKSGKQALIQRVATLKPYRGKGYAFDLMTEALAFLKAQQIELAELHAQLEAIPFYEKLGFTSFGDEFLDADIKHLAMKKTV, encoded by the coding sequence ATGAAAATCAAACATACACGCGACAACTTATCCCCCGTCTACCACCAATCCTTGAGCATCCGACATGCCGTCTTTGTCAAGGAACAACAAGTCCCACTGACACTTGAAATAGATCAAAACGAAGCTTACTGCATCCATTTCGTCTTATTTGATGATGCAGATACACCGGTCGCTACCTTACGGATTTTACCAGATAAATCTGGTAAACAAGCACTCATTCAACGTGTTGCAACCCTAAAACCTTATAGAGGAAAGGGCTATGCTTTCGACCTCATGACAGAAGCATTAGCGTTCTTAAAAGCACAACAGATCGAATTGGCCGAGCTTCATGCCCAGCTTGAAGCCATTCCTTTTTATGAAAAACTTGGCTTTACATCCTTTGGTGACGAATTTTTAGATGCTGATATCAAGCATCTAGCTATGAAAAAAACAGTATGA
- a CDS encoding glycerophosphoryl diester phosphodiesterase membrane domain-containing protein, with the protein MSSLGTNFRKAFKFIRTTRHYYRDVLLMHVFLLFILTPSLSQLTKLLLNQGGINYISYDNIGNILRHHSVIFASLILMLLLLLVSVYFEFTFLLLTVYFIEQKQQVVLRDLLKGTLLQIKKIKGGALAFFLFYFFLVLPVIGMSFNSALLAKFRIPVFILDAIFEYRLLYLALFILVYLLLVYLAIRFIFTLPEMILHDRSFKDALRLSWQRTKRKVLKILFQFLIVSVTLTLIMGLSEGLLLLIQHGIEVLLPHFSFVSAIIIMTMIQILWVVNIVLSTVSIFFITVDYMKEENFLLDRLSWFIPIHRPAPSLNKKRLKAVMIGILILLVISFVTQSNVAFLSNPRAATPVAISHRGVDNKNGVQNTIASLKKTSQATHPKFVEMDIQETKDHQFVVYHDYNLKALTGINEKANQLTLSELTKLTVHENKQTATIVSFDDYLAAAQKLNQKLMIEIKPNKEDSPEMLTNFLNKYQEKILEAGHVIQSLSYDIIEQIKELAPTVTAGYIMPFSLVGPPTGKMDFLTIEFTTLNAKFIDSAHAQGKQVFAWTPNDEDTMSRMKFYGVDGIITDQMQILNQTFKGTTRLNYSDQLFFFTIGIG; encoded by the coding sequence ATGAGCAGCTTAGGCACAAACTTTAGGAAAGCTTTTAAATTTATCAGGACAACAAGACACTATTATCGTGATGTCTTATTAATGCACGTTTTTTTATTATTCATCTTAACACCATCACTTTCACAACTCACAAAACTTTTGCTTAATCAGGGGGGAATCAACTATATTTCCTATGATAACATCGGCAATATCCTGCGTCACCATTCAGTCATATTTGCTAGCCTCATTTTGATGCTTTTACTGCTGCTAGTTTCCGTTTATTTTGAATTTACTTTCTTACTCTTAACTGTTTATTTTATTGAACAAAAACAGCAAGTTGTACTGAGAGACTTGCTAAAAGGGACACTCCTTCAAATCAAAAAAATAAAAGGAGGTGCACTTGCCTTTTTCCTATTCTATTTCTTTTTAGTCCTACCTGTGATTGGCATGAGTTTTAACTCCGCTCTCCTTGCAAAATTCAGAATACCTGTTTTTATTTTAGATGCCATTTTTGAATACAGACTATTGTACCTCGCGCTCTTTATTTTAGTTTATCTATTGCTAGTTTATCTAGCGATACGCTTTATTTTTACGCTACCTGAAATGATTCTGCACGATCGGTCCTTTAAAGACGCGCTAAGACTTAGTTGGCAAAGGACCAAAAGAAAAGTACTCAAAATTCTTTTTCAATTCTTGATAGTTTCAGTGACCCTCACGCTAATCATGGGCTTATCTGAAGGACTGCTACTTTTGATACAACATGGTATAGAAGTATTGTTACCTCACTTTAGTTTTGTGTCTGCAATTATCATCATGACCATGATTCAAATCCTTTGGGTAGTTAACATTGTACTCTCTACAGTTAGTATTTTCTTCATTACTGTAGACTATATGAAAGAAGAAAATTTTTTACTTGATCGGTTAAGTTGGTTCATACCAATCCATCGTCCTGCACCTTCTCTCAATAAAAAAAGACTTAAGGCTGTCATGATTGGCATTCTGATACTACTTGTTATCTCTTTTGTTACCCAATCTAATGTCGCATTTCTTTCAAATCCTAGGGCTGCAACGCCAGTTGCCATTTCCCATAGAGGCGTCGACAATAAAAATGGTGTCCAAAATACGATTGCCTCACTCAAGAAGACAAGTCAAGCTACACATCCTAAATTCGTTGAGATGGATATTCAAGAAACCAAAGACCATCAATTTGTTGTCTATCATGACTATAACCTCAAAGCATTGACTGGCATTAATGAAAAGGCTAATCAGCTCACTCTCAGCGAACTGACAAAATTAACGGTTCATGAAAATAAACAGACTGCGACTATTGTTTCATTTGATGACTACTTGGCAGCTGCACAAAAACTCAATCAAAAACTGATGATTGAAATCAAACCAAATAAGGAAGATAGTCCTGAAATGCTCACTAATTTTCTAAATAAATATCAAGAGAAGATACTGGAAGCAGGTCATGTCATACAATCCCTTTCTTATGACATTATTGAACAGATAAAGGAATTAGCACCAACTGTTACCGCAGGCTATATTATGCCATTTAGCTTAGTTGGTCCTCCAACAGGAAAAATGGATTTTTTAACCATTGAATTTACAACGTTAAATGCCAAATTTATTGACTCAGCTCATGCTCAGGGAAAGCAAGTATTCGCCTGGACACCTAATGACGAGGATACCATGTCTAGAATGAAGTTTTATGGCGTAGACGGTATTATAACTGATCAAATGCAGATCCTTAATCAAACTTTTAAAGGCACAACACGTCTGAATTACTCTGACCAACTGTTCTTTTTTACAATAGGCATCGGATAA
- the rsmA gene encoding 16S rRNA (adenine(1518)-N(6)/adenine(1519)-N(6))-dimethyltransferase RsmA: MHIADYRVTKAILDRHGFSFKKSLGQNFLTDTNILQKIVDTAEIDREVNVIEIGPGIGALTEFIAENAAEVMAFEIDDRLIPILADTLRDFDNVTIINEDILKADLKTHIAQFKNPTLPIKIVANLPYYITTPILMHLIESKIPFSEFIVMMQKEVADRISAEPNTKAYGSLSIAVQYYMTAQVAFIVPKTVFVPAPNVDSAILKMTRRVSPLVAVTDEDFFFKVSKLAFAHRRKTLWNNLQAVFGKTEEVRAQLTNSLEIAEISPQIRGEALSIPEFAKLSEALLPLK, translated from the coding sequence ATGCATATAGCAGATTATCGCGTGACAAAAGCGATTTTAGACCGTCATGGCTTTTCATTTAAGAAAAGTCTTGGTCAAAACTTTTTAACAGACACAAATATTCTACAAAAAATAGTGGATACAGCAGAAATTGATCGTGAGGTCAATGTCATCGAAATCGGCCCAGGTATTGGGGCATTGACTGAGTTTATTGCAGAAAATGCTGCAGAAGTGATGGCATTTGAAATCGATGACCGCTTGATCCCTATTTTAGCGGATACCTTAAGAGATTTTGATAATGTGACGATCATAAATGAAGACATCTTAAAAGCTGATTTAAAGACACATATTGCCCAGTTTAAGAATCCAACTTTACCGATAAAAATCGTGGCTAATCTGCCTTACTATATTACAACGCCTATTTTGATGCATCTGATTGAGAGTAAGATTCCCTTTAGTGAATTTATTGTTATGATGCAAAAAGAGGTTGCGGATCGTATTTCAGCCGAACCCAATACCAAGGCTTATGGTAGCTTGAGTATCGCTGTACAATACTATATGACAGCGCAAGTTGCCTTCATCGTTCCTAAAACTGTCTTTGTACCAGCACCAAATGTTGATTCTGCGATTTTAAAAATGACGCGTCGTGTGTCACCGTTAGTGGCAGTTACGGACGAAGATTTCTTTTTCAAAGTATCAAAGTTAGCCTTTGCGCATCGACGAAAAACACTTTGGAATAATTTGCAAGCTGTCTTTGGTAAGACAGAGGAAGTTCGCGCGCAACTGACAAATTCACTTGAGATAGCAGAAATTTCACCACAAATTCGGGGTGAGGCCCTCTCAATTCCAGAATTTGCTAAACTATCTGAAGCACTTTTACCCTTAAAATAA